One segment of Chiloscyllium plagiosum isolate BGI_BamShark_2017 chromosome 5, ASM401019v2, whole genome shotgun sequence DNA contains the following:
- the LOC122549701 gene encoding homeobox protein Hox-A1, whose product MDNARMNTFLDYSIINGDTGACSSRSYHADPGIATYQSCAVSNNNCTADERYIVARSVQIGAPPPPPHHHHQSSYTHHNNLGISYSAHPNCGAGYPAQSFSTGYSHHHYSLNQEADGNGGYPQCAPAVYPGNIGSAISPHQHGYGGMVGPGQYSHHPYRQEQQQQQQQSSLALVAGCHPSSPAHGSHQEACCSPSAETPPPAQTFDWMKVKRNPPKTGKAGEYGFVGQPNTVRTNFSTKQLTELEKEFHFNKYLTRARRVEIAAALQLNETQVKIWFQNRRMKQKKREKEGFASVSPATPGSEANTEDTSDKSNSTSSTPSPSSSTSETIHTSG is encoded by the exons ATGGACAATGCAAGGATGAACACCTTCCTAGACTATTCCATCATTAACGGAGACACTGGGGCCTGCTCTTCCAGAAGTTACCATGCAGATCCAGGAATTGCAACTTATCAGTCTTGTGCCGTTAGTAATAATAACTGCACCGCTGATGAGCGCTACATCGTGGCCAGAAGTGTCCAAATAGGtgctccacctcctcctcctcatcatcatcaCCAGTCTAGCTATACACACCACAACAACCTGGGCATATCCTACAGTGCCCACCCCAACTGTGGAGCAGGATACCCAGCCCAGAGCTTTAGCACAGGCTACAGTCATCATCATTATTCATTGAACCAAGAGGCGGATGGTAACGGAGGGTACCCTCAGTGTGCTCCTGCTGTCTACCCTGGGAACATTGGCTCAGCCATCAGCCCGCATCAGCACGGCTATGGTGGGATGGTGGGGCCAGGCCAATATTCCCATCACCCCTACAGGcaagagcagcagcagcagcagcagcagtccaGTTTAGCCTTAGTTGCAGGCTGTCACCCTTCGTCCCCCGCCCACGGCAGCCATCAGGAAGCCTGCTGCTCCCCGTCTGCTGAGACCCCTCCCCCAGCACAGACCTTTGACTGGATGAAGGTGAAGAGGAACCCTCCGAAAACAG GGAAGGCGGGGGAGTACGGTTTTGTCGGTCAGCCCAATACAGTGAGAACCAATTTCAGCACAAAGCAGCTAACCGAGTTGGAGAAAGAGTTTCACTTCAACAAGTACTTGACGCGGGCCAGGCGGGTGGAAATCGCGGCTGCCCTTCAACTCAACGAAACCCAGGTAAAAATCTGGTTCCAGAATCGGCGAATGAAGCAGAAAAAGCGGGAGAAGGAGGGCTTCGCCTCAGTTTCTCCGGCCACTCCTGGGAGTGAAGCGAACACAGAAGACACCTCAGACAAATCGAACTCTACCTCGTCGACCCCCTCCCCATCATCATCTACCTCAGAAACGATTCATACTTCAGGCTGA